Genomic segment of Natronoarchaeum philippinense:
GGATCGCCGAGACGGGTGCTGGCGACGAAGCGGACCGGATCGTAGCTCTCGTCGAGCGCGTCGGCCAGCGACAGGTCGGCCTGCCGGAGCGCCAGATCGAGCGCGGCGGACTCGACGCCCCAGCGCCGGTAGTTACGGAACACGTCGCGGTCGGGCGCGCCGGCGGGAAACAGGTCGAGGTTGCCGACGGCCTGTGAGAACTCGTCGAACGCGTACTCGCCGGCCAGCTCGAAGTCCGGTTCGTCCTCGACGAGCGCGTGGTGGTGTGACTCCTCGTAGGTCACGTCCTCGCCGCGGCCGACGGCGCCGTCGCCGCGTAGCTCGAAGACGGTCGTCGTCCGCACGAAGCCGCTGGAGGTGTCTCGCTCCCGGAGCGATAGCTCCCAGTCGTCGACGACCAGATCGAGATCGGCGACGGCGTCGTAGAGTGCCATATCACGTAGATCGGGCGCCGATAATAAAGTGGCTGTGGCGCCGTCCGGTTGTTGCCGGCAGTAGCCGTCCGGTCGTTGCCGGCAGTAGCCGTCCGGTCGCTGCCGGCAGTAGCCGTCCGGTCGCTATCGGCAGTTGTCGACCGCTCGCGAGGGAAGCCGGAGAGGGGGTCCGCTAGTGTGAGGTATATGTTGGTCGCTGACGATGTACCACGTGGCATGAAGAAGTTAATCAACGATCCGGAAGATGTCGTCGACGAGATGCTCGACGGGATGGTGGCTGCCCACCCCGATCGACTTCGCCGACTCGACGATCAGGAGGTGCTTGTGCGTGCAGACGCCCCCGTAGAGGGGAAAGTAGGGATCGTCTCGGGCGGGGGAAGCGGCCACGAACCGACCCACGCGGGCTACCTCGGCGAAGGGATGTTAGACGGCGCGGCCGCGGGCGAGGTGTTCACCTCCCCGACCGGCGACCAGCTCGACGAGATGATCGAGGCCTGCGACGGCGGCGAGGGCGTGCTCTGCGTCGTCAAAAACTACGAGGGCGACGTGATGAACTTCGATACGGCCGCCGAGATGGCCGACATCGAGGGTGTCGATGTCGAGCAAGTAGTGGTCAACGACGACGTTGCGGTCGAGGACTCGCTGTACACCTCGGGCCGGCGCGGCGTCGCGGGGACGATCTTCGTCCACAAGGCCGCCGGCGCGAAGGCCGCACAGGGCGCCGACCTCCAGACTGTCGCCGAGACGGCCGAGAAAGTGATCGACAACGTGGGGACGATGGGGATGGCGTTGACCTCCTGCGTGACGCCGGAGAAGGGCGAGCCGACGTTCGATCTAGGCGACGACGAGATCGAACTCGGCATCGGCATCCACGGCGAACCGGGCACCGAGCGCACCGACGTGATGAGCGCCGACGAGGTGGCCGACCACCTCACCGAGAAGGTGCTCGACGATCTCGAACTGGACGACGGGCAGGAAGTGATCACGATGGTCAACGGGATGGGCGGGACG
This window contains:
- the dhaK gene encoding dihydroxyacetone kinase subunit DhaK gives rise to the protein MKKLINDPEDVVDEMLDGMVAAHPDRLRRLDDQEVLVRADAPVEGKVGIVSGGGSGHEPTHAGYLGEGMLDGAAAGEVFTSPTGDQLDEMIEACDGGEGVLCVVKNYEGDVMNFDTAAEMADIEGVDVEQVVVNDDVAVEDSLYTSGRRGVAGTIFVHKAAGAKAAQGADLQTVAETAEKVIDNVGTMGMALTSCVTPEKGEPTFDLGDDEIELGIGIHGEPGTERTDVMSADEVADHLTEKVLDDLELDDGQEVITMVNGMGGTPLMELFVVNRRLQELMDDEGLDVWDAWVGDYMTSLDMEGCSITVCAVDEELKELLAAPADTPALTVTE